The DNA window GAGAGGCTCCATGAAAGCGACCGCAGTACCGGAGATCGCCGGCGCGTACCTGTTCGAGCCGACGCCGTACGCCGACGAACGCGGCTTCTTCAGCCGCACCTTCGACGCCGACGTGGTCCGCTCGGTCGGCCTCGACCCGGGCGCCTTCGTCCAGGACAGCCTGTCCCGCTCGGTCCGGGGCGTGCTGCGCGGCCTGCACCTGCGCTCCGGCGACGGTGAGGCCAAGCTCGTGCGGTGCTCGTACGGGAGGATCTTCGACGTCGTCGTGGACCTGCGGCCGGACTCGCCGACCTACCGCAACCGGGCCTTCTTCGAACTGTCCGACGAGACGCAGACGACCCTGTACATCCCCGCGGGGTGCGCGCACGGCTTCCAGGCGCTGACCGACACCGCCGACACCTCGTACCGGATCGACCGGCCGCACGATCCGGCCGAGGACGTGACGATCGCCTTCGACGACCCGGAGCTCGCCATTCCATGGCCGCTGCCGGCCACCTCGATGTCCCGGCGGGACCGGGAGGCGCCGAGCCTCGCCGAGGTCCTCAAGCAGAAGGAGAGCTGAGAGAGCCGTGACCACCGAAGAGTTCGAGCTCCCCAGGTCGCGGCAGGCGAACGAGCGGCTGCACGCCCTGATCCCCGGCGGCGCGCACACCTACGCCAAGGGCGACGACCAGTACCCCGAGGGCCTGGCACCGGTCATCAGCCACGGCCGGGGTGCCCATGTGTGGGACGTCGACGGAAACCGCTACATCGAGTACGGCTCCGGCCTGCGGTCGGTCAGCCTCGGGCACGCCCACCCGCGCGTGACCGAGGCGGTGCGGCGCGAGATCGACCGCGGCGGCAACTTCGTCCGGCCGTCGATCGTGGAGGTCGAGGCGGCGGAACGCTTCCTCGCCACCGTGCCGACCGCCGACATGGTCAAGTTCGCGAAAAACGGCTCCGACGCCACCACCGCCGCCGTGCGGCTCGCCCGCGCCGTCACCGGGCGCCCCCGGGTGGCCCTCTGCGGCGACCATCCGTTCTTCTCCGTCGACGACTGGTTCATCGGTACGACGCCGATGTCGGCGGGCATCCCGGCCACCGACCTCACGGTGACGTTCCCGTACGGGGACCTGCCCGCCACGGAGGAACTGCTCACCCGCCACGAGGGCGAGATCGCCTGTCTGATCCTCGAACCCGCCACCCACACCGAGCCTCCGCCCGGGTATCTCGCCGGTCTGCGCGAGCTGGCCGACCGGCACGGCTGCGTGCTGGTCTTCGACGAGATGATCACCGGCTTCCGCTGGTCGGAGGCGGGCGCCCAGGGCCTGTACGGCGTGGTCCCCGACCTCTCCACCTTCGGCAAGGCGCTGGGCAACGGATTCGCCGTCTCCGCGCTGGCCGGGCGCCGCGAACTGATGGAGTGGGGCGGGCTGCGCCACTCCGGCGACCGGGTGTTCCTGCTGTCCACCACGCACGGCGCGGAGACCCACTCGCTGGCCGCCGCGATGGCGGTGCAGACCACGTACGCCGAAGAGGGCGTCACCGCGCGGCTGCACGCCCTCGGCGAGCGGCTGGCCGCCGGTGTCCGCGGCGCGGCCGAGGCCATGGGCGTCGCTGACCACCTCGTCGTACGGGGCCGGGCCAGCAATCTGGTGTTCGCGACCCTCGACGAGAGCGGGCGGCCGTCGCAGGAGTACCGCACCCTGTTCCTGCGCCGGCTCCTCGCGGGCGGGGTGCTCGCCCCGTCGTTCGTGGTGAGCGGCGCGCTCGGCGAGGACGACATCGACCGGACCGTCGACGTGGTGGCCCAGGCGTG is part of the Streptomyces sp. P9-A4 genome and encodes:
- the rfbC gene encoding dTDP-4-dehydrorhamnose 3,5-epimerase; the protein is MKATAVPEIAGAYLFEPTPYADERGFFSRTFDADVVRSVGLDPGAFVQDSLSRSVRGVLRGLHLRSGDGEAKLVRCSYGRIFDVVVDLRPDSPTYRNRAFFELSDETQTTLYIPAGCAHGFQALTDTADTSYRIDRPHDPAEDVTIAFDDPELAIPWPLPATSMSRRDREAPSLAEVLKQKES
- a CDS encoding glutamate-1-semialdehyde 2,1-aminomutase — encoded protein: MTTEEFELPRSRQANERLHALIPGGAHTYAKGDDQYPEGLAPVISHGRGAHVWDVDGNRYIEYGSGLRSVSLGHAHPRVTEAVRREIDRGGNFVRPSIVEVEAAERFLATVPTADMVKFAKNGSDATTAAVRLARAVTGRPRVALCGDHPFFSVDDWFIGTTPMSAGIPATDLTVTFPYGDLPATEELLTRHEGEIACLILEPATHTEPPPGYLAGLRELADRHGCVLVFDEMITGFRWSEAGAQGLYGVVPDLSTFGKALGNGFAVSALAGRRELMEWGGLRHSGDRVFLLSTTHGAETHSLAAAMAVQTTYAEEGVTARLHALGERLAAGVRGAAEAMGVADHLVVRGRASNLVFATLDESGRPSQEYRTLFLRRLLAGGVLAPSFVVSGALGEDDIDRTVDVVAQACAVYRKALDAGDPGPWLAGRPVKPVFRRSV